A DNA window from Corynebacterium ciconiae DSM 44920 contains the following coding sequences:
- a CDS encoding MFS transporter: MSDTPPAPPRFWREVRNHHPDYVHWFVADTLSALGAALTSVPMSMVTLYITGSLAQAGVVGAVSSAGVMLMAIPAGMIIDSFDKKKLLFFYGLAGVLIWGVFSLLFVLDLFTFPLLLLFSAVSGLIMGTFGGLTNAILRFIVPERLLVPAQGRNQTRDSVVWMCGLPLGGLLYGLIPVLPFVVKMICGFGPLWASRVIRTPLRAERDPAVDSAPSPLQTFWSDLRYSLTWIFRYPALRWIFATEVASYFSNFFLISAVDLWLVYLGVAGWIIGATNAMFTLGMIAGGLLQDRLIRWFPRGNIIRFCLAWELAWYGLLVAFASHWQFIAVAAFFIVIPSVANNSFGGGFLALSAPPEKIGKCAAGPRLLVGLLPVLASAAAGFMLAAWNFQLSMILCVICSILGLLAAANPIFSTMPTSDNFDTIEVCH, translated from the coding sequence ATGTCTGATACGCCCCCGGCTCCTCCTCGGTTCTGGCGCGAAGTACGCAACCACCATCCCGATTATGTGCACTGGTTTGTCGCCGATACCCTCAGTGCTCTTGGTGCGGCGCTGACCTCTGTGCCGATGTCGATGGTCACGCTGTACATCACGGGCAGCCTCGCTCAGGCCGGCGTGGTGGGGGCGGTGTCCTCGGCAGGGGTGATGCTTATGGCAATTCCCGCCGGAATGATCATCGACTCCTTCGATAAAAAGAAGCTGCTCTTCTTTTATGGTCTCGCTGGGGTGCTCATCTGGGGAGTATTCTCACTGCTCTTTGTGCTAGATCTATTCACCTTCCCCCTGCTGTTGCTCTTCAGTGCTGTATCCGGTCTGATTATGGGGACCTTTGGCGGGCTCACCAATGCGATTCTGCGTTTTATTGTGCCCGAGCGCCTTCTCGTTCCCGCTCAGGGAAGAAACCAAACCCGTGACAGCGTGGTGTGGATGTGTGGATTGCCGCTGGGGGGATTATTGTATGGGCTCATTCCCGTGCTGCCCTTCGTGGTGAAAATGATCTGTGGTTTCGGTCCTCTCTGGGCCTCGCGGGTGATACGCACCCCCTTGCGCGCCGAGCGCGACCCCGCTGTGGATAGCGCTCCTTCGCCGTTGCAGACCTTCTGGTCTGATCTGCGCTATTCCCTAACGTGGATTTTCCGCTATCCCGCGTTGCGGTGGATCTTTGCTACCGAAGTGGCATCGTATTTCTCTAATTTCTTTCTTATCTCGGCGGTAGATCTGTGGCTGGTATATCTCGGCGTTGCGGGCTGGATTATCGGTGCCACCAATGCCATGTTCACCCTGGGCATGATCGCGGGTGGTCTGCTTCAAGACCGGCTGATTCGGTGGTTCCCGCGAGGTAATATCATTCGTTTCTGTCTGGCATGGGAGCTTGCGTGGTACGGCCTGCTCGTGGCGTTTGCCTCCCACTGGCAATTCATTGCTGTTGCGGCCTTCTTTATAGTGATCCCTTCGGTGGCCAATAATTCTTTTGGGGGTGGATTCCTGGCGCTGTCAGCTCCGCCGGAGAAGATCGGCAAATGCGCTGCAGGGCCGCGTCTTCTTGTTGGATTGCTGCCGGTGCTTGCTTCTGCCGCTGCGGGGTTTATGCTCGCTGCGTGGAACTTTCAGCTGAGTATGATCCTGTGTGTCATCTGCTCGATACTGGGACTGCTCGCTGCCGCCAACCCGATTTTTTCTACGATGCCCACCTCGGACAATTTCGACACTATCGAGGTATGCCACTAA
- the clpB gene encoding ATP-dependent chaperone ClpB — MAGFNPTTKTSEALQEALKLASAEGNPDIRPAHMLVAILEQEDGIASPVLKAAGADPKAIATKARAAVSSYPSAEGQGMANPQFNRDGLNALTAAQELAGELGDEFVSTEVLLAAIARGKDDAAELLQGAGATYDVIKNAFPSVRGGHKVTTEDPEGQFQALEKYSTDLTARAREGKIDPVIGRDAEIRRVVQVLSRRTKNNPVLIGEPGVGKTAIVEGLARRIVAGDVPESLRGKTLISLDLGSMVAGAKYRGEFEERLKAVLDEIKGAEGEIVTFIDELHTIVGAGATGDSAMDAGNMIKPMLARGELRLVGATTLEEYRTYIEKDAALERRFQQVYVGEPSVDDAVGILRGLKERYEVHHGVRIQDSALVAAAELSNRYITNRFLPDKAIDLVDEAASRLRMEIDSSPQEIDELERIVRRLEIEEMALAKETDAASQQRLHKLREELADEREKLGELKARWTNEKSAIDEMRDAKEELERLRSESEIAERDGDYGKVAELRYGKIPEVEKKVAAAESQVKDGQNNAMVAEEVTPDVIAEVVSSWTGIPAGKMMQGETEKLLHMEDVLGRRVVGQLDAVRAVSDATRRARAGVADPNRPTGSFLFLGPTGVGKTELAKALAEFLFDDERAMVRIDMSEYGEKHSVARLVGAPPGYVGYDAGGQLTEAVRRRPYTVVLFDEVEKAHPDVFDILLQVLDDGRLTDGQGRTVDFRNTLLILTSNLGAGGSHEQMMEAVKRTFKPEFVNRLDDVVIFDSLTQQQLTHIVEIQVNQLAERLAARQLTLEVSNAAKQWLADRGYDPAYGARPLRRLIQKSIGDQLARKLLAGDIHDGNTVHVDVADGGEDLELSS; from the coding sequence ATGGCAGGGTTCAACCCCACAACGAAGACCTCCGAGGCGCTCCAAGAAGCCCTGAAGCTTGCGAGCGCTGAGGGTAACCCCGATATCCGCCCCGCCCACATGTTGGTGGCCATCCTTGAACAAGAAGATGGCATTGCCAGCCCAGTGTTGAAGGCCGCGGGCGCCGATCCGAAGGCGATCGCCACCAAGGCACGCGCCGCGGTGAGTTCCTATCCCAGTGCCGAAGGGCAGGGGATGGCTAATCCCCAATTCAACCGCGATGGGCTCAACGCCCTCACCGCCGCCCAGGAGCTGGCCGGCGAGCTGGGCGATGAGTTTGTCTCTACCGAGGTGCTGCTCGCTGCCATTGCTCGCGGCAAGGATGATGCTGCTGAACTGCTGCAGGGGGCGGGCGCCACGTATGACGTGATTAAGAATGCTTTCCCCTCGGTGCGCGGTGGGCACAAGGTCACCACCGAAGACCCCGAGGGCCAGTTCCAAGCTTTAGAGAAGTACTCCACGGATCTCACCGCCCGTGCCCGCGAGGGCAAAATCGATCCGGTGATTGGCCGTGATGCGGAGATTCGCCGCGTGGTGCAGGTGCTATCGCGTCGCACGAAGAACAACCCGGTGCTCATTGGTGAGCCCGGTGTGGGTAAAACCGCCATCGTGGAAGGGCTTGCCCGCCGCATCGTGGCCGGTGATGTGCCGGAGTCCCTGCGTGGAAAAACTCTCATCAGCCTCGATTTGGGGTCGATGGTGGCGGGAGCGAAATACCGCGGCGAGTTTGAAGAGCGGCTCAAGGCTGTGCTTGATGAGATCAAGGGAGCCGAGGGTGAGATCGTGACCTTTATTGATGAGCTCCACACCATTGTTGGTGCGGGTGCCACCGGCGACTCCGCCATGGATGCCGGCAACATGATCAAGCCGATGCTGGCCCGCGGCGAGCTGCGCTTGGTGGGCGCGACCACCTTGGAGGAATACCGCACCTACATTGAGAAGGATGCCGCCTTAGAGCGCCGCTTCCAGCAGGTTTACGTGGGCGAACCCTCGGTGGATGATGCCGTGGGTATCCTACGTGGGCTCAAGGAGCGCTACGAAGTGCACCACGGTGTGCGCATCCAGGATTCTGCCTTGGTGGCCGCCGCCGAACTATCCAACCGCTACATCACCAACCGCTTCCTGCCTGATAAGGCCATCGACTTGGTGGACGAGGCGGCCTCCCGGCTGCGCATGGAGATCGATTCCTCCCCGCAAGAGATCGATGAACTCGAGCGCATCGTCCGCCGCCTAGAGATCGAGGAGATGGCGCTGGCGAAGGAAACCGACGCCGCCTCACAACAGCGCCTGCACAAACTGCGCGAAGAACTGGCCGACGAGCGGGAAAAGCTGGGCGAGTTGAAGGCACGCTGGACCAACGAGAAGAGCGCGATTGATGAGATGCGCGACGCCAAGGAAGAGCTCGAGCGCCTGCGCTCCGAGTCGGAGATCGCGGAGCGTGACGGCGACTACGGCAAGGTGGCCGAGCTGCGCTACGGCAAGATTCCAGAAGTGGAAAAGAAGGTGGCCGCTGCGGAATCGCAGGTGAAGGATGGTCAAAATAACGCCATGGTGGCCGAGGAGGTCACTCCCGATGTGATCGCCGAGGTGGTCAGCTCCTGGACGGGCATCCCTGCCGGCAAGATGATGCAGGGCGAGACCGAAAAGCTGCTGCACATGGAGGATGTGCTGGGTCGGCGTGTGGTCGGCCAGCTAGATGCGGTGCGGGCAGTCTCCGATGCCACGCGCCGGGCCCGCGCCGGGGTGGCCGATCCGAATCGCCCGACGGGTAGCTTCCTCTTCCTTGGTCCCACCGGTGTGGGTAAGACTGAGCTGGCGAAGGCCCTCGCCGAGTTCCTCTTTGACGATGAGCGCGCCATGGTGCGCATCGACATGTCTGAGTATGGGGAGAAGCACTCGGTGGCTCGCCTTGTGGGTGCTCCTCCCGGATACGTGGGCTACGATGCCGGCGGCCAGCTCACAGAAGCTGTGCGACGCCGTCCATACACCGTGGTTCTCTTCGATGAGGTGGAAAAGGCACATCCGGATGTGTTTGACATCCTTTTGCAGGTGCTTGACGACGGCCGTCTCACCGACGGCCAGGGTCGCACCGTGGACTTCCGCAATACCCTGCTGATTCTCACCTCGAATCTGGGGGCCGGCGGCAGCCACGAGCAGATGATGGAGGCTGTGAAACGCACCTTCAAACCGGAGTTCGTGAACCGCCTCGATGATGTGGTGATCTTCGATAGCCTGACTCAGCAGCAGCTCACCCACATCGTGGAGATTCAGGTGAACCAACTCGCTGAGCGCCTCGCCGCCCGACAACTCACCCTGGAGGTGTCCAATGCTGCCAAGCAGTGGCTGGCCGATCGTGGCTACGATCCCGCCTATGGTGCCCGGCCGCTACGCAGGCTCATCCAGAAGTCCATCGGCGATCAGCTCGCCCGCAAGCTGCTGGCAGGGGATATCCACGATGGCAACACCGTGCATGTCGATGTTGCTGACGGCGGAGAGGACCTCGAGCTGAGCTCCTAA
- a CDS encoding FAD-binding oxidoreductase, with protein MATEDLSDIAERLLSREEAFRTMTYERLIASLPDIAILFSSSPEQRHHYFVPMLGHLLRNTPTSGTLTPRMHRIVAQLGRDHRKFRVPVHTLPEFGRIINRGIIENCADMSVGHVLGAQEAVSSACDIMASAMITEEHRGIPALYRAEVVEVERRTKRVSVVRVVTDRPIPYRAGQFLPCNANLIPGEWRFLSPANPTNAQGLIEFHIRIKQGGRCSPMFGLARPGDVWWIGNPLGTLAIPGDRDVLMLAHTHGLALLRSMIFDLAEQQMRVHSDAVLGAGDTSTATTVHTPPNVTLFYGAEFPAELYDLSTLMQLSATHSWLRVYPCVDSPTNPYWAHDSNYSRLPTGLNLNIGSPTEVAMRTTPPVHASSGSTLGAWRNHDIFIHGGGDFILPARERLYDAGIDAARIHTIPLG; from the coding sequence ATGGCTACAGAGGACCTGAGCGACATCGCAGAGCGCCTTCTCTCCCGCGAAGAGGCGTTCAGAACCATGACCTACGAGCGGCTCATCGCCAGCCTTCCGGATATCGCCATCCTCTTTTCCTCCTCACCTGAGCAACGCCACCACTATTTCGTGCCGATGCTCGGGCACCTTCTGCGCAACACCCCCACCAGCGGCACCCTCACCCCGCGAATGCACCGCATCGTCGCCCAATTAGGCCGCGATCACCGTAAGTTCCGCGTGCCCGTCCACACCCTCCCCGAGTTTGGGCGTATCATCAACCGCGGCATCATAGAAAACTGCGCCGATATGTCCGTCGGGCATGTGCTCGGTGCCCAAGAAGCTGTGAGCAGCGCCTGCGACATCATGGCCTCGGCGATGATCACTGAGGAACACCGAGGAATTCCGGCGCTCTACCGCGCGGAAGTGGTGGAGGTCGAGCGCCGCACCAAGCGCGTCAGTGTGGTACGCGTGGTCACCGACCGCCCCATCCCTTACCGCGCGGGGCAGTTCTTGCCCTGCAACGCCAATCTCATCCCCGGCGAATGGCGCTTCCTCTCCCCCGCCAATCCCACCAACGCCCAAGGTTTGATTGAGTTCCACATTCGCATCAAGCAGGGCGGACGTTGCTCGCCCATGTTCGGGCTTGCCCGGCCAGGGGACGTGTGGTGGATCGGCAACCCCCTCGGCACTCTTGCCATCCCTGGAGATCGGGACGTGCTCATGCTTGCCCACACCCACGGTCTCGCGCTGTTGCGCTCGATGATCTTCGATCTCGCCGAGCAGCAGATGCGCGTCCACTCCGACGCCGTCTTAGGCGCAGGTGACACCAGTACCGCCACCACCGTGCACACCCCACCGAACGTGACGCTCTTCTACGGCGCCGAATTCCCCGCTGAGCTGTACGATCTCTCCACGCTCATGCAGCTCTCCGCTACCCATTCGTGGCTGCGGGTCTACCCGTGCGTGGACTCCCCCACCAATCCCTATTGGGCCCACGACAGCAACTACTCGCGGCTTCCCACTGGGCTGAACCTCAATATTGGCTCCCCGACCGAGGTGGCTATGCGCACCACACCGCCGGTACATGCCAGCTCCGGCTCAACCCTAGGCGCGTGGCGCAATCATGACATCTTCATCCACGGCGGCGGCGACTTCATCCTGCCTGCCCGCGAGCGGCTATATGACGCCGGAATCGACGCCGCCAGGATCCACACGATCCCCTTGGGCTAG
- a CDS encoding carbon-nitrogen hydrolase family protein translates to MKAAVVQILSSDDKDANLTQVLDKAREAAASGAELIVFPEATSQAFGTGRLDHKAEPIDGPFATAVAELAAELDVVIVVGMFCTADTITREGKEINRVDNVALVTGRGVHAGYTKIHCYDAFGFRESDTVRAGTELLVVDVPSTDGQTWRLGCAICFDVRFPEQFKDLAREKGAEVIAVPTSWQDGEGKRQQWRALTTARALDSTCYILASAQARPGGAAKAGEDDGPTGIGHSRVVGPAGQVLAEAGYEPEILYVELDREQLDAARTSIPVLVNEANYS, encoded by the coding sequence ATGAAAGCAGCGGTAGTGCAGATTCTGAGCAGTGATGATAAAGACGCCAACCTCACGCAGGTGCTAGACAAGGCGCGAGAGGCCGCCGCCAGCGGCGCGGAGCTCATCGTGTTCCCCGAAGCCACCTCCCAAGCCTTTGGCACAGGTCGGCTGGATCACAAAGCGGAGCCAATCGACGGTCCTTTTGCCACTGCGGTCGCCGAGCTTGCCGCCGAGCTCGATGTGGTGATCGTGGTGGGCATGTTCTGTACCGCCGACACCATTACCCGCGAGGGCAAGGAGATCAACCGCGTGGATAATGTGGCGCTGGTGACAGGCCGCGGCGTGCACGCCGGCTACACCAAGATTCACTGCTATGACGCCTTCGGCTTCCGGGAATCAGACACTGTGCGCGCCGGCACTGAGCTGCTCGTGGTGGATGTCCCGAGCACAGATGGTCAAACTTGGAGGCTGGGATGTGCCATCTGTTTCGATGTGCGTTTCCCCGAACAATTCAAGGATCTCGCGCGGGAGAAGGGCGCAGAAGTGATCGCGGTGCCCACCTCCTGGCAGGATGGCGAAGGCAAGCGGCAGCAGTGGCGCGCACTCACCACCGCTCGGGCCTTGGATTCCACCTGCTACATTCTGGCCTCGGCTCAAGCACGCCCCGGTGGGGCAGCGAAAGCCGGTGAGGATGATGGCCCAACTGGCATCGGGCACTCTCGCGTAGTGGGGCCAGCGGGGCAGGTGCTCGCCGAAGCCGGCTACGAGCCAGAGATCCTGTATGTGGAGCTCGACCGCGAGCAACTAGACGCGGCGCGAACTTCCATCCCGGTGCTCGTCAATGAGGCGAACTACAGCTAA
- a CDS encoding alpha/beta hydrolase, whose translation MIPFIAGGQRLPLDAEELASLAERYVALAVNVSQHIDSNIHRWQQAFSEGVRGAAFSVAANHEEQAQVPAAQTAWHMQQIAAVLDSVIPFQRTLETLWAGLQTAAPLVAAAGPGAMQLHRQMRMFLLATGRGLDALCGAEIARVCGEDLPAPTSRLADFGDLPAHDINVLQRAQAPREIQPLLEANPDAQVLEASDGRVVLAIGDIDSAESITTVVAGVGSSDISGWDSYVDRTRSIAKATGGAAVMWMGYSAPSTVGQALSRDSALRGSEELRTFQRSLRDRRRALATGGAEGEQGAAEPRLITLAHSYGSTVAGMAAREEGLATDALVLLGSPGVGVRHRDQLVFDTDTADVIALTGTADIIALAPDPHLGVHGPNPASSRFGAEVWRGPHTHTGYWDDPALLARLGDLARR comes from the coding sequence ATGATTCCTTTCATCGCCGGCGGCCAACGGCTGCCCTTGGACGCCGAGGAATTGGCCTCACTGGCCGAGCGCTATGTGGCCCTAGCGGTCAACGTGTCCCAGCACATCGATAGCAATATCCATCGCTGGCAGCAGGCCTTCAGCGAGGGGGTGCGCGGGGCGGCCTTTTCCGTAGCCGCCAACCACGAGGAGCAGGCTCAAGTGCCCGCGGCGCAAACAGCGTGGCACATGCAGCAGATCGCCGCGGTACTCGATTCCGTTATTCCCTTCCAACGCACCCTTGAAACCCTATGGGCAGGGCTGCAGACCGCCGCCCCCTTGGTCGCTGCCGCAGGCCCCGGCGCGATGCAGCTACACCGACAGATGCGGATGTTTCTCCTCGCCACCGGCCGCGGACTGGATGCCCTCTGCGGCGCAGAAATCGCGCGCGTCTGCGGCGAAGATCTCCCCGCCCCGACCTCGCGCCTGGCCGACTTCGGGGATCTGCCCGCCCATGACATTAATGTGCTGCAGCGCGCCCAAGCCCCTCGCGAGATCCAGCCCCTCCTCGAGGCCAATCCGGATGCGCAGGTGCTCGAGGCCTCGGACGGACGGGTGGTGTTGGCTATTGGTGATATCGATTCGGCCGAAAGTATTACCACCGTGGTCGCCGGGGTGGGTTCTTCGGATATCTCCGGTTGGGATAGCTATGTGGATCGCACGCGCTCCATCGCCAAAGCCACGGGTGGTGCCGCCGTAATGTGGATGGGCTACAGCGCCCCAAGCACTGTGGGCCAAGCGCTCTCGCGTGATAGTGCTCTGCGTGGCAGTGAGGAACTGCGCACTTTTCAGCGCTCGCTTCGTGATCGCCGCCGCGCTCTCGCCACCGGCGGGGCCGAGGGCGAGCAGGGCGCAGCAGAACCGCGTCTAATCACTCTCGCTCACTCTTATGGTTCCACTGTCGCGGGCATGGCAGCTCGCGAGGAGGGGCTCGCCACCGATGCACTGGTTCTGCTTGGTTCCCCGGGCGTCGGGGTACGCCACCGCGATCAGCTGGTCTTCGATACCGACACAGCAGATGTCATCGCACTCACGGGCACGGCCGATATTATTGCGCTCGCCCCCGATCCCCACCTAGGAGTGCACGGGCCCAATCCCGCATCTTCTCGTTTCGGCGCCGAGGTGTGGCGAGGCCCGCACACCCACACCGGTTACTGGGACGATCCCGCGTTACTTGCTCGGCTTGGTGATCTTGCCCGCCGCTAA
- the exaC gene encoding acetaldehyde dehydrogenase ExaC, whose protein sequence is MTVYAHPNSEGSIVTFRERYDNFINGEWTPPASGEYLDNITPVTGEVFCQFARGKEEDITLALDAAHAAKDEWAKTSPAERAMVLNKIAERIEDNLEKLAVAETWENGKPVREALAADIPLAADHFRYFAGVTRTLEGHTTQIDHNTVAYHFKEPLGVVGQIIPWNFPILMAAWKLAPALAAGNCVVLKPAEQTPVSVLYLMELIADLLPKGVVNIVNGLGSEAGAALTASRRISKVAFTGSTEVGKMINKAVADQVIPVTLELGGKSPSLFFNDIMSKDDEFLDKCVEGVVMFALNSGEVCTCPSRALIQEDIAEEFIARVVERTKKIKVGNPLDSEVMLGAQASQEQLDKISGYLTSGPAEGAEVLTGGNVAKLEGSLDGGFYVEPTIMKGENSMQIFREEVFGPVLVVTTFKDFDEAIEIANDTNYGLGAGVWTRDQNTAYRASRAIHAGRVWVNHYHNYPAGAAFGGFKESGIGRENHAMMLDHYTETKCVLTSYDPNPTGLF, encoded by the coding sequence ATGACTGTCTACGCACATCCCAATTCCGAGGGCTCGATCGTCACCTTCCGCGAGCGCTACGACAACTTCATCAATGGCGAATGGACCCCGCCGGCCAGCGGCGAGTACCTGGACAACATCACCCCGGTGACCGGCGAGGTGTTCTGCCAGTTCGCGCGCGGTAAGGAAGAAGACATCACTCTGGCACTCGATGCGGCACACGCAGCCAAGGATGAGTGGGCTAAGACCTCCCCAGCCGAGCGGGCGATGGTGCTGAATAAGATCGCCGAGCGCATCGAAGACAATCTTGAGAAGCTCGCCGTGGCCGAAACATGGGAGAACGGTAAGCCGGTGCGCGAGGCCCTGGCGGCGGACATCCCGTTGGCTGCCGATCACTTCCGCTACTTCGCAGGTGTCACTCGCACCCTCGAGGGACACACCACACAGATCGACCACAACACCGTGGCTTACCACTTCAAGGAGCCGCTCGGCGTGGTGGGCCAGATCATCCCGTGGAACTTCCCCATCCTCATGGCGGCGTGGAAGCTGGCTCCGGCTCTGGCTGCCGGTAACTGTGTGGTGCTCAAGCCCGCCGAGCAAACCCCGGTCTCGGTTCTCTATCTCATGGAGCTCATCGCTGATCTGCTGCCCAAGGGCGTGGTCAACATTGTCAATGGCCTCGGCTCGGAGGCGGGCGCGGCGCTCACTGCTTCGCGACGCATCTCCAAGGTGGCCTTCACCGGTTCCACCGAGGTGGGCAAGATGATTAACAAGGCCGTGGCTGATCAAGTGATCCCCGTGACCTTGGAGCTGGGTGGAAAGTCGCCCTCGCTCTTCTTCAACGACATCATGAGCAAGGACGACGAGTTCTTGGACAAGTGCGTGGAGGGTGTGGTGATGTTCGCCCTCAACTCCGGCGAGGTATGCACCTGCCCCTCGCGTGCGCTGATTCAGGAAGACATCGCCGAGGAGTTCATCGCCCGTGTGGTGGAGCGCACCAAGAAGATCAAGGTGGGCAACCCGCTCGACTCCGAGGTGATGCTGGGCGCCCAGGCATCCCAAGAGCAGCTCGACAAGATCTCCGGTTACCTCACCTCCGGGCCCGCCGAGGGCGCCGAGGTACTCACCGGCGGTAACGTGGCAAAGCTCGAGGGCAGCCTCGATGGTGGCTTCTATGTGGAGCCCACCATCATGAAGGGCGAAAACTCGATGCAGATCTTCCGCGAAGAGGTCTTCGGCCCCGTGCTGGTGGTCACCACCTTCAAGGACTTTGACGAGGCCATCGAGATCGCTAATGACACCAACTATGGCCTTGGTGCTGGTGTGTGGACCCGCGATCAAAACACCGCCTACCGCGCCTCCCGCGCTATTCACGCCGGCCGCGTGTGGGTGAACCATTACCACAACTACCCGGCAGGTGCTGCCTTCGGTGGTTTCAAGGAGTCCGGTATTGGCCGTGAGAATCACGCCATGATGCTGGATCACTACACCGAGACCAAGTGCGTTCTCACCTCCTACGATCCCAATCCCACCGGGCTGTTCTAA
- a CDS encoding MBL fold metallo-hydrolase, whose protein sequence is MVRVDHVETSGTFALDGGEWDVDNNIWIVGDDSEVYIIDAAHDAQPIIDAVAGRRVRGILCTHAHNDHITVAPELSIRLDAPIYVHPGDEMLWQQTHPDVAHEALREDMLFDVGGAEMTVLNTPGHSPGSCCFYVPEAAELFSGDTLFQGGPGATGRSYSSFDTIIHSLRTSVLELPAETIVRTGHGDHTTIGSEAPHLEEWIKRGY, encoded by the coding sequence ATGGTTCGCGTAGATCATGTAGAGACCAGCGGCACCTTCGCCCTCGACGGGGGCGAGTGGGATGTGGATAACAACATCTGGATCGTGGGCGATGACTCCGAGGTGTACATCATCGACGCCGCTCACGACGCCCAACCGATCATTGACGCCGTGGCCGGTCGCCGCGTTCGCGGTATCTTGTGCACCCACGCGCACAATGACCACATCACCGTTGCCCCAGAGCTGTCCATCCGGCTTGATGCGCCGATCTATGTGCACCCAGGTGATGAGATGCTCTGGCAGCAGACCCACCCAGACGTGGCGCACGAGGCTCTGCGCGAGGACATGCTTTTCGACGTCGGCGGCGCGGAGATGACAGTGCTGAACACTCCTGGCCACTCGCCGGGCTCCTGCTGCTTCTACGTGCCGGAGGCGGCCGAGCTGTTTAGTGGCGACACCCTGTTCCAAGGCGGACCGGGCGCCACTGGGCGAAGCTATAGCAGCTTCGACACGATCATCCATTCCCTGCGTACCTCGGTGTTGGAGCTGCCCGCCGAAACTATCGTGCGCACTGGGCACGGGGATCACACCACTATCGGTAGCGAGGCGCCCCACTTGGAGGAGTGGATCAAGCGCGGCTACTAG